From one Nonomuraea polychroma genomic stretch:
- a CDS encoding Clp protease N-terminal domain-containing protein, with translation MPKINVYLPDELAEAVKQAGVPVSAVCQRALEQAVRRVTAIRQTVLTDLDLSTPTGALTHLTDRARTVLKLAADQARAEGSASVGTEHLLSGLLTEGGNLALHVLRAMEISLDQVQRDLAAHHRPPATGSGEDATRTFSGPATNALEFAVTEATSLGHNYVGCEHLLLGLVAEPDGTAGQVLRALGAEPRLTRRAVAAALAGYVHLRAQTQQGAPGQGQGQAAAMLTTAIRTELQPLVQRLERLEEHLGLSS, from the coding sequence ATGCCTAAAATCAACGTCTACCTGCCCGACGAACTCGCCGAGGCGGTCAAGCAGGCCGGCGTGCCGGTGTCGGCGGTCTGCCAGCGAGCCCTGGAACAGGCGGTGCGCCGGGTGACCGCCATCAGGCAAACCGTGCTCACCGACCTCGACCTGTCCACGCCCACCGGCGCGCTGACCCACCTGACGGACAGAGCGCGTACGGTCCTCAAACTCGCCGCCGACCAGGCCCGCGCCGAGGGCTCCGCGAGCGTCGGGACCGAGCACCTCCTCAGCGGCCTGCTCACCGAGGGCGGCAACCTGGCCCTGCACGTGCTGCGCGCCATGGAAATCAGCCTGGACCAGGTCCAACGCGACCTGGCCGCCCACCATCGGCCCCCCGCGACCGGCTCGGGTGAGGACGCGACGCGGACCTTCAGCGGGCCCGCCACCAACGCTCTGGAGTTCGCCGTCACCGAGGCCACCTCACTCGGCCACAACTACGTCGGCTGTGAGCACCTCCTGCTGGGCCTCGTCGCCGAGCCCGACGGCACCGCCGGCCAGGTCCTGCGCGCCCTGGGCGCCGAGCCCCGCCTCACCCGCCGCGCCGTGGCCGCCGCCCTGGCCGGCTACGTGCACCTGCGCGCCCAGACCCAGCAGGGTGCGCCAGGACAAGGCCAAGGCCAGGCCGCCGCGATGCTGACGACCGCCATCAGGACCGAGCTCCAGCCGCTCGTCCAGCGCCTCGAGCGCCTGGAGGAGCACCTGGGCCTGAGTTCCTGA
- a CDS encoding fumarylacetoacetate hydrolase family protein, translating into MRLATLRLPRRTTAARIDGEHAVEIGAPDVGALLADPRWREIAAAADGPRHPLSTADLAPVVPRPGKIICVGLNYRNHILEMGRELPEHPTVFAKFAEALTGPYDDIVLPAVSQAMDWEAELAVIIGTTARHVPAEQAPACIAGYSVLNDVTARDYQNRTLQWLQGKTFEASTPFGPYLVTPDEVEGASMTLVCEVDGEGMQQADAGDLVFSPAELIAYLSEILTLRPGDVIATGTPGGVGHARKPPRYLADGSKVVTRISGVGELVNTARRHR; encoded by the coding sequence GTGAGGCTCGCGACGCTGAGGTTGCCGCGCCGGACGACGGCCGCCCGCATCGACGGCGAGCACGCGGTGGAGATCGGCGCGCCCGACGTCGGGGCGTTGCTGGCCGATCCCCGGTGGCGGGAGATCGCGGCCGCCGCCGACGGGCCCCGGCATCCGCTGTCCACGGCCGATCTCGCGCCCGTGGTGCCCAGGCCGGGCAAGATCATCTGTGTGGGGCTCAACTACCGCAACCACATCCTCGAGATGGGGCGGGAGCTGCCCGAGCATCCGACGGTGTTCGCGAAGTTCGCCGAGGCGCTGACCGGGCCCTACGACGACATCGTGCTGCCCGCCGTCTCCCAGGCCATGGACTGGGAGGCCGAGCTGGCCGTGATCATCGGTACGACGGCGCGGCACGTCCCGGCCGAGCAGGCGCCGGCGTGCATCGCGGGTTATTCGGTGCTCAACGACGTGACGGCCCGGGACTACCAGAACCGCACGTTGCAGTGGCTCCAAGGCAAGACGTTCGAGGCCAGCACGCCCTTCGGGCCCTATCTCGTGACGCCCGACGAGGTGGAGGGGGCTTCGATGACCCTGGTGTGCGAGGTGGACGGGGAGGGGATGCAGCAGGCGGACGCCGGCGACCTGGTGTTCTCGCCCGCCGAGCTGATCGCGTACCTGTCGGAGATCCTCACCCTGCGGCCGGGCGACGTCATCGCCACCGGCACGCCCGGGGGCGTCGGGCACGCGCGCAAGCCGCCCCGGTACCTGGCGGACGGCAGCAAGGTCGTGACGCGGATCTCCGGGGTCGGGGAACTGGTGAACACGGCACGCCGCCATCGCTGA
- a CDS encoding LeuA family protein translates to MPKVHFLDVTNRDGVQTARTGLSKFGKTMVNFYLARLGVAQSEIGFPFLFHEVPYVKAQLALAEAGAFGELRLSGWCRGVPQDVERAAPLGLKHYNLSISTSDYMIQNKFRGRLDRGAIIREMTAAVRVAKDAGALTVGVNAEDGSRTDDGFLLEFALAAKQAGADRVRYCDTIGGDTPDRIRERFAKLASATAMPVETHCHNDLGMAVANSVSGALGDLDAGQDAWINTCVNGIGERSGNADLLSTILAFEHGFGLNAEIGDALDLSWARRFGLWASHAFGQPLPYNQVGVGRNAFAHESGIHADGALKDHGNYELYDEATLGPFPEDWHARSGRVVLTGEYGGKAGFRHVMDGLGIEVAEEEDLAFRLVQLCNAMTGRPLTDDELRLIATYPRELSLLFPGYEGD, encoded by the coding sequence ATGCCAAAGGTTCATTTCCTCGATGTGACCAACCGGGACGGCGTGCAGACCGCGCGCACCGGCCTGTCGAAGTTCGGCAAGACCATGGTCAACTTCTATCTGGCCAGGCTCGGGGTGGCGCAGTCCGAGATCGGGTTCCCGTTCCTGTTCCACGAGGTCCCCTACGTGAAGGCGCAGCTGGCGCTGGCCGAGGCGGGAGCGTTCGGCGAGCTGCGGCTGTCGGGCTGGTGCCGGGGCGTGCCGCAGGACGTGGAGCGGGCGGCGCCGCTCGGGCTCAAGCACTACAACCTGTCCATCTCGACGTCCGACTACATGATCCAGAACAAGTTCCGCGGCCGGCTGGACAGGGGCGCGATCATCAGGGAGATGACGGCGGCGGTCCGCGTGGCCAAGGACGCGGGCGCGCTGACCGTGGGCGTGAACGCGGAGGACGGCTCGCGTACCGATGACGGCTTCCTGCTGGAGTTCGCGCTGGCGGCCAAGCAGGCGGGCGCCGACCGCGTGCGATACTGCGACACGATCGGCGGCGACACGCCCGACAGGATCCGCGAGCGCTTCGCGAAGCTGGCCTCGGCCACCGCGATGCCGGTCGAGACGCATTGCCACAACGACCTGGGCATGGCCGTGGCCAACTCGGTCTCCGGCGCGCTCGGCGACCTCGACGCCGGGCAGGACGCGTGGATCAACACGTGCGTGAACGGCATCGGCGAACGTTCCGGCAACGCCGACCTGCTGTCCACCATCCTGGCCTTCGAGCACGGCTTCGGACTGAACGCCGAGATCGGTGACGCGCTCGACCTGTCCTGGGCGCGCCGGTTCGGGTTGTGGGCGAGTCACGCGTTCGGGCAGCCGCTGCCGTACAACCAGGTGGGGGTGGGGCGCAATGCGTTCGCGCACGAGTCGGGCATCCACGCCGACGGCGCGCTGAAGGATCACGGCAACTACGAGTTGTACGACGAGGCGACGCTGGGCCCGTTCCCCGAGGACTGGCACGCGAGGAGCGGGCGGGTCGTGCTGACCGGCGAGTACGGCGGGAAGGCCGGGTTCCGGCACGTCATGGACGGGCTCGGGATCGAGGTGGCAGAGGAGGAGGATCTGGCGTTCCGGCTGGTCCAGCTCTGCAACGCGATGACCGGCCGGCCGCTCACCGACGACGAACTGCGCCTGATCGCGACCTATCCCCGCGAGCTGTCCCTGCTCTTCCCCGGCTACGAAGGCGACTGA
- a CDS encoding magnesium and cobalt transport protein CorA: MARVRGFRRSGAAREEAPEHSMDPRATEEPPYRPTVIDNAIYQDGERVDNPGSLADAFERLKEMPGSMAWIGLYRPKEWELVKLGEEFELHELALEDAIVGSQRPKADRYGDTLFVVLRAARYLDDVEEVAFGEVHVFVGPNFVITVRHAEAPDLQAVRKRMESDPDLLRQGPQAVLYAILDAVVDGYAPVVAGLQKDIEEIEVQVFGGDPSVSRRVYELSGEVIEFQRATSPLVGMIHGFIAGAPKYGLNDELQSYLRDVADHAITVAERISAFRQMLQNILVVNSTLVTQAQNAEMARMTEASIQQGEEVKKISAWAAILFAPTLVGTIYGMNFDFMPETHWAFGYPFAILLMAVVCLVLYVVFKRRDWL, from the coding sequence ATGGCCAGGGTCAGAGGTTTCCGGCGCAGCGGCGCGGCCCGCGAGGAGGCGCCCGAGCACTCGATGGACCCGCGCGCCACCGAGGAGCCCCCCTACCGGCCGACGGTCATCGACAACGCGATCTACCAGGACGGCGAGCGCGTCGACAACCCCGGCTCCCTGGCCGACGCCTTCGAGCGCCTCAAGGAGATGCCGGGCAGCATGGCCTGGATCGGGCTGTACCGGCCCAAGGAGTGGGAGCTGGTCAAGCTCGGCGAGGAGTTCGAGCTGCACGAGCTGGCGCTGGAGGACGCGATCGTCGGCTCCCAGCGGCCGAAGGCCGACCGGTACGGCGACACGCTGTTCGTGGTGCTGCGTGCCGCCCGTTACCTGGACGACGTGGAGGAGGTCGCGTTCGGCGAGGTGCACGTCTTCGTCGGCCCCAACTTCGTGATCACGGTACGGCACGCCGAGGCGCCCGATCTCCAGGCGGTGCGCAAGCGCATGGAGTCCGACCCCGACCTGCTCCGGCAGGGCCCCCAGGCCGTGCTCTACGCGATACTCGACGCCGTGGTCGACGGCTACGCGCCGGTGGTGGCCGGACTCCAGAAGGACATCGAGGAGATCGAGGTCCAGGTCTTCGGCGGCGACCCGTCGGTGTCACGGCGCGTGTACGAGTTGTCCGGCGAGGTCATCGAGTTCCAGCGAGCCACGTCACCGTTGGTCGGGATGATCCACGGGTTCATCGCCGGGGCTCCGAAGTATGGGCTGAACGACGAGCTGCAGAGTTACCTGCGCGATGTGGCCGACCACGCGATCACCGTCGCGGAGCGGATCTCGGCCTTCCGCCAGATGCTGCAGAACATTCTCGTCGTCAACTCGACGTTGGTGACCCAGGCGCAGAACGCGGAGATGGCGCGGATGACGGAGGCGAGCATCCAGCAGGGCGAGGAGGTCAAGAAGATCTCCGCGTGGGCGGCCATCCTGTTCGCGCCGACTTTGGTGGGCACCATTTACGGGATGAATTTCGACTTCATGCCGGAGACGCACTGGGCGTTCGGTTATCCGTTCGCCATCCTGCTGATGGCCGTCGTCTGCCTGGTCCTCTACGTGGTCTTCAAACGACGGGACTGGCTCTAG
- a CDS encoding citrate synthase — protein sequence MIFINIEEVAGVEWIDAATASERLGVKPATLYAYVSRGVLQRRHSDDGRRSLFSAEEIERLARRGRPRSQPPELVIESAVTALGVDRHYYRGLDALELARTDDFETVADWLWTGDPGVLQGSRRSRPGPGSDAVRPDARVVAWRCEAEALRAAVAAQRGLPDDLLPLDRLQVITTVLGASDSLRYQLDSASVADTGRRLIAGLVDALPELSEPQGDSIAERLWSRLCPHPAPPALLDAVSAALVLLADHELAASTLAARVAASAKADPYAVVLTGFGVLGGPLHGGASYGAERLLAEIAEPGQAARAIAERVRRGERIPGFGHSIYKNGDGRGGLLLDLVKEAAPGHERIAAGTAVLEEMRRRRLPERNVDFALAILAAVSGMVSGAGEAIFAVARVAGWLAHAMEEYERGSLLRLRASYTGPPIRGA from the coding sequence TTGATTTTCATCAACATTGAGGAGGTCGCCGGGGTGGAGTGGATCGACGCGGCCACGGCGTCCGAACGTCTCGGGGTCAAGCCCGCCACGTTGTACGCGTACGTGAGCCGGGGCGTGCTGCAGCGGCGGCACAGCGACGACGGGCGGCGCAGCCTCTTCTCCGCCGAGGAGATCGAACGGCTCGCCCGGCGGGGGCGGCCTCGCAGCCAGCCGCCTGAGCTCGTCATCGAGTCGGCCGTCACCGCGCTCGGCGTCGACCGGCACTACTACCGCGGGCTCGACGCGCTGGAGCTCGCCAGGACGGACGACTTCGAAACGGTCGCGGACTGGCTCTGGACCGGCGACCCCGGCGTGCTGCAGGGCTCGCGCCGATCCCGGCCCGGACCGGGCTCGGACGCGGTGCGTCCGGATGCCAGGGTGGTGGCGTGGCGGTGTGAGGCGGAGGCGTTGCGGGCGGCCGTCGCCGCCCAGCGGGGGCTGCCGGACGACCTGCTGCCTCTCGACCGCCTGCAAGTGATCACCACGGTCCTCGGCGCGTCCGACTCCCTCCGCTACCAGCTCGACTCCGCCTCGGTCGCCGACACGGGCCGCCGCTTGATCGCCGGCCTGGTCGATGCCCTGCCCGAGCTCAGCGAGCCGCAGGGGGACTCGATCGCCGAGCGGCTGTGGTCCCGCCTGTGCCCGCACCCCGCCCCGCCCGCCCTGCTCGACGCGGTGAGCGCCGCGCTGGTGCTGCTCGCCGACCACGAGCTGGCCGCCTCGACGCTGGCCGCCAGGGTCGCCGCCTCCGCGAAAGCCGACCCGTACGCCGTGGTCCTGACGGGGTTCGGCGTGCTGGGCGGCCCGTTGCACGGCGGGGCGTCGTACGGGGCCGAGCGCCTGCTCGCCGAGATCGCCGAGCCCGGCCAGGCCGCGCGGGCGATCGCGGAGCGGGTACGCCGCGGCGAGCGCATCCCGGGGTTCGGCCACAGCATCTACAAGAACGGCGACGGCCGCGGCGGCCTCCTGCTCGACCTGGTCAAAGAGGCGGCGCCAGGACACGAGAGGATCGCCGCGGGCACGGCCGTGCTCGAGGAGATGCGCAGGCGCCGGCTCCCCGAACGCAACGTCGACTTCGCCCTCGCCATCCTCGCCGCCGTGAGCGGCATGGTGAGCGGCGCGGGCGAGGCCATCTTCGCGGTGGCCAGGGTGGCGGGCTGGCTGGCGCACGCGATGGAGGAGTACGAGCGAGGCTCCCTCCTCCGCCTGCGCGCCTCCTACACAGGCCCGCCGATCCGCGGCGCGTGA
- a CDS encoding MarR family winged helix-turn-helix transcriptional regulator, with translation MTSSSIVCAREERVDPNVTVQEGSLLLDDQLCFALYAASRSVTARYRPLLEELGLTYPQYLVMLVLWEQGSVSVRELGAALQLESSTLSPLLKRLEAGNLIRRERRADDERSVAITLTEAGASLRERARTVPLAIGDAMGLTPEQHTTVKQLLRVLIANVSRG, from the coding sequence ATGACATCGTCATCGATCGTGTGCGCCAGGGAGGAACGGGTGGACCCGAACGTCACCGTCCAAGAGGGCTCGCTCCTGCTGGACGACCAGCTCTGCTTCGCCCTCTATGCCGCCTCACGGTCGGTCACCGCGCGATATCGCCCCCTGCTGGAGGAGCTCGGGCTGACCTATCCCCAATACCTGGTCATGCTCGTGCTGTGGGAGCAGGGCTCGGTCTCGGTGCGGGAGCTGGGCGCCGCACTCCAGCTGGAGTCCAGCACGCTGTCCCCCCTCCTCAAACGCCTGGAAGCCGGCAACCTGATCCGCCGCGAACGACGTGCCGACGATGAGCGCTCGGTGGCCATCACCCTCACCGAGGCAGGCGCGAGCCTTCGCGAACGAGCGCGTACGGTCCCCCTCGCCATCGGCGACGCCATGGGCCTGACCCCCGAACAGCACACCACCGTCAAACAGCTGCTCCGCGTGCTCATCGCCAACGTCAGCCGCGGTTAA
- a CDS encoding chromosome partitioning protein ParA, with amino-acid sequence MEGIRGSQVSQVENVVGDRVLIAVQAVNISRLSTHPVPTVPGTLIVVAGAGPKDSNGAGKSSFIASITALLGDEQWRFASGAKAVSELLFNAELASGAGARQWASADHGYIVGVFAPPGMEGFSGGPETAQPADSLVPPAATAHSADAALAGLAQAVSRTAAADGDGTGTGGRRGGAGSAGGAGGVYGVAEGVKGAGAVADPRAEGAGELVLGGADGEEASGELFEVPDTSGGALTVWLKVNQEAPHLEIRWREGVHLAASPSEAERVARADEIWASLPKSAGRRDVVARDLTKVLYGDRVRCVSFLSTSVRSKVATNLLSQPLNEISPERVFEAIAALTGLDAELEQEREARRDEHAKRVRAAQAADRLAEFESESKALLTTFDRRDQARIRLADALRCWRGRQARRLADAAAKDESLAAELERRRAAGETAAEAIAMVKAEIATLREDTLDRQVSQARKELAALQARAAKLDADRAVAENSADELRGQTQALEEMRRFADGRDVPTAERELGEVRLRLNEALKALGVADQEMHSAQAALDDAEGGPAAAQLNALAAAGIGATGLLDALDVAEQAREAAQPGGLRGWPHEHAVIVDAAQLSSAADALAALPGSVLVSAAGVSVVGAFDGVATGREARIKAAEQRLHRAKDVQETAAQAVRDGEEAVAEAQRRLEGARAGLRLAEVEAKLSERRTRLGELNAAIEELAPKVAEAERLAGTLDFRARTRDMEIERLEGRRQRHEAERAQARDQEAKVSAEREALRLDALAADWGGTVETARAWLEALPEEERPRTADEWWRIAERHFDQALRDTFPEEDAEIPEELRYLLDERGGSTAREQATFAAVCGALASYLRGQEEYERHQRRQIEAQIVSRQRDLAAAARGAEEAAQSTAVHRAALTAAIKARLTRVAEEFEKLDTSYGGYGATLEFPVPPAPADPEQRWQWRVTPKWRRGEGQGFVPYNRRANTALMDEKAVKLVCAAAIASSGGGHLCLVLDELGRNLGKEHRREAVALFRRIGETYGITVIGALQDDMEPYAIDACGQYVKLRRSSDAMPYNEPPVIVGHDQHAERVRALAAYVDRS; translated from the coding sequence ATGGAAGGAATACGGGGGTCGCAGGTGTCGCAGGTGGAGAACGTCGTCGGGGACCGGGTGCTGATCGCTGTGCAGGCGGTCAACATTTCGCGGCTCTCCACCCATCCGGTGCCCACCGTCCCCGGCACGCTCATCGTCGTCGCGGGCGCCGGGCCGAAGGACTCCAACGGCGCCGGTAAGTCGTCGTTCATCGCCTCGATCACGGCGCTGCTCGGGGACGAGCAGTGGCGCTTCGCCTCGGGCGCCAAGGCGGTGTCGGAGCTGCTGTTCAACGCCGAGCTGGCCAGCGGCGCGGGCGCCCGCCAGTGGGCGAGCGCCGACCACGGCTACATCGTGGGCGTCTTCGCCCCGCCCGGCATGGAGGGCTTCTCCGGCGGCCCGGAAACCGCGCAACCGGCGGACAGCCTGGTGCCGCCGGCCGCCACCGCGCACAGTGCCGACGCCGCTCTTGCCGGCTTGGCACAGGCAGTATCGAGAACGGCCGCCGCAGATGGTGATGGCACCGGCACGGGCGGCCGGCGCGGGGGCGCGGGCTCCGCAGGCGGCGCGGGCGGCGTGTATGGGGTGGCAGAGGGCGTGAAGGGGGCCGGTGCGGTCGCGGATCCGCGGGCGGAGGGGGCCGGCGAGCTGGTCCTCGGCGGGGCCGACGGCGAGGAGGCGAGCGGGGAGTTGTTCGAGGTGCCGGACACCTCGGGCGGCGCGCTCACCGTGTGGCTGAAGGTCAACCAGGAGGCGCCGCACCTGGAGATCCGCTGGCGGGAGGGCGTGCACCTGGCGGCATCCCCGTCCGAGGCCGAGCGGGTGGCGCGCGCCGACGAGATCTGGGCGTCGCTGCCGAAGTCGGCCGGGCGACGTGATGTGGTGGCCCGCGACCTCACCAAGGTCCTCTACGGCGACAGGGTCAGGTGCGTGTCGTTCCTGTCGACGTCCGTCCGCAGCAAGGTCGCCACCAACCTGCTCTCCCAGCCGCTCAACGAGATCTCCCCCGAGCGGGTCTTCGAGGCCATCGCCGCCCTGACAGGCCTGGACGCCGAGCTGGAGCAGGAGCGGGAGGCCCGCAGGGACGAGCACGCCAAGCGGGTGCGGGCAGCGCAGGCGGCCGACCGGCTGGCGGAGTTCGAGTCGGAGTCGAAGGCGTTGCTGACGACGTTCGACCGGCGCGACCAGGCGAGGATACGCCTCGCGGACGCGTTGCGGTGCTGGCGTGGCAGGCAGGCGCGCCGGCTGGCCGACGCGGCGGCGAAGGACGAGTCCCTGGCCGCCGAGCTCGAACGGCGGCGCGCGGCCGGCGAGACGGCGGCGGAGGCGATCGCCATGGTGAAGGCGGAGATCGCCACGCTGCGGGAGGACACGCTCGACCGGCAGGTGTCGCAGGCCCGCAAGGAGCTGGCGGCGCTGCAGGCCAGAGCCGCCAAACTGGACGCGGACCGGGCCGTGGCCGAGAACTCCGCCGACGAGCTGCGCGGCCAGACCCAGGCCCTCGAGGAGATGCGCAGGTTCGCCGACGGGCGTGACGTGCCCACGGCGGAGCGGGAGCTGGGGGAGGTCCGGCTCCGTCTCAACGAGGCGCTCAAGGCGCTGGGCGTGGCCGACCAGGAGATGCACTCCGCCCAGGCGGCGCTGGACGACGCGGAGGGCGGCCCGGCGGCGGCCCAGCTCAACGCGCTCGCGGCGGCGGGCATCGGCGCGACCGGTCTGCTGGACGCGCTGGACGTGGCCGAGCAGGCGCGTGAGGCCGCGCAGCCGGGCGGCCTGCGCGGGTGGCCGCACGAGCACGCCGTGATCGTGGATGCCGCCCAGCTCTCCTCGGCGGCCGACGCCCTCGCGGCGTTGCCCGGGTCGGTGCTGGTCAGCGCGGCCGGGGTGAGCGTCGTGGGGGCGTTCGACGGGGTGGCGACCGGACGGGAGGCCCGGATCAAGGCGGCCGAGCAGCGGCTGCACCGGGCCAAGGACGTTCAGGAGACGGCGGCGCAGGCCGTACGCGATGGGGAGGAGGCCGTCGCGGAGGCGCAGCGGCGGCTGGAGGGCGCCAGGGCCGGGCTGCGGCTGGCCGAGGTCGAGGCGAAGCTGAGCGAGCGGCGGACCCGGCTCGGCGAGCTGAACGCGGCGATCGAGGAGCTGGCTCCCAAGGTCGCCGAGGCCGAGCGGCTGGCCGGGACGCTCGACTTCCGGGCCCGTACGCGGGACATGGAGATCGAACGGCTGGAGGGCCGGCGGCAGCGGCACGAGGCCGAGCGGGCGCAGGCCCGCGACCAGGAGGCGAAGGTCTCCGCGGAACGGGAGGCGCTGAGGCTCGACGCGCTGGCCGCCGACTGGGGCGGCACGGTGGAGACCGCCCGCGCCTGGCTGGAGGCGCTGCCGGAGGAGGAGCGGCCGCGTACGGCCGACGAATGGTGGCGGATCGCCGAGCGCCACTTCGACCAGGCATTGCGTGACACGTTCCCGGAGGAGGACGCGGAGATCCCCGAGGAGCTGCGCTACCTGCTGGACGAGCGGGGCGGGAGCACGGCGCGGGAGCAGGCGACGTTCGCGGCGGTGTGCGGGGCGCTGGCGTCGTACCTGCGGGGGCAGGAGGAGTACGAGCGCCACCAGCGCCGGCAGATCGAGGCGCAGATCGTCTCCCGGCAGCGCGACCTGGCGGCGGCGGCCAGGGGCGCGGAGGAGGCGGCGCAGTCGACGGCCGTCCACCGGGCGGCGCTCACGGCGGCGATCAAGGCGCGGCTGACGCGGGTGGCGGAGGAATTCGAGAAGCTCGACACGTCCTACGGCGGTTACGGCGCGACGCTGGAGTTCCCGGTGCCGCCCGCGCCTGCCGATCCCGAGCAGCGCTGGCAGTGGCGCGTGACGCCGAAGTGGCGGCGCGGCGAGGGTCAGGGGTTCGTGCCGTACAACCGGCGGGCCAACACCGCGCTCATGGACGAGAAGGCCGTCAAGCTGGTGTGCGCGGCGGCCATCGCCTCGTCCGGGGGCGGGCATCTGTGCCTGGTGCTCGACGAGCTGGGCCGCAACCTGGGCAAGGAGCACCGCAGGGAGGCGGTGGCGCTGTTCAGGAGGATCGGCGAGACGTACGGGATCACCGTGATCGGGGCGTTGCAGGACGACATGGAGCCGTACGCGATCGACGCCTGCGGGCAATACGTCAAGCTGCGGCGCTCGTCGGACGCGATGCCGTACAACGAGCCTCCAGTGATCGTCGGGCACGACCAGCACGCGGAGCGGGTGCGAGCGCTGGCGGCGTACGTCGACCGGAGCTGA
- a CDS encoding winged helix DNA-binding domain-containing protein codes for MRSIEAQLLHRPAGLTAGEIVRRLGAMQAQDVPAALLAFRARSATLTPADVEAAWHDREIVRTWGPRGTLHFAHSDDLSWIHALTRSDTHALRRLREEGVTADDPLGLIAGTLEGQGPLTKADLDDRLAGRARGQGIVALVALAAYHGLAVLGPLRAGKPTYVHAADWLGAPIVPEPDRERALKELALRYRRAHHPAEPEDLAAWSGLPLGQARVAWGLSGDEPPPARVGPVLRLLPAFDEYVMGWRSRDLILAAEHAKQVFPGGGVLRPVVLVDGAIRGVWGRKVAQVSVRPFEKLPEDLLDDEIADVGRFLRGRP; via the coding sequence ATGAGAAGCATCGAGGCACAACTCCTGCACCGCCCGGCCGGCCTGACCGCGGGCGAGATCGTCCGCCGTCTGGGGGCGATGCAGGCCCAGGACGTGCCCGCCGCCCTCCTCGCCTTTCGCGCCCGCTCGGCCACCCTGACCCCGGCCGACGTCGAGGCCGCGTGGCACGACCGCGAGATCGTCAGGACCTGGGGCCCGCGCGGCACCCTGCACTTCGCCCACAGCGACGACCTCTCCTGGATTCACGCGCTGACCAGGAGCGACACCCATGCCCTGCGCCGACTCCGGGAGGAAGGCGTCACCGCCGACGATCCTCTCGGCCTCATCGCGGGAACGCTCGAAGGCCAAGGCCCGCTCACCAAGGCCGACCTGGATGACCGTCTGGCCGGCCGGGCCCGAGGCCAGGGGATCGTGGCCCTGGTGGCGCTGGCCGCGTACCACGGCCTCGCCGTGCTGGGCCCGCTCCGCGCCGGCAAGCCCACCTACGTGCACGCGGCCGACTGGCTGGGCGCTCCCATCGTCCCCGAGCCGGACCGCGAACGCGCGCTCAAAGAGCTGGCCCTCCGCTACCGCCGTGCCCACCACCCCGCCGAGCCGGAGGATCTGGCCGCCTGGTCGGGCCTGCCGCTCGGGCAGGCCCGCGTGGCCTGGGGCCTGAGCGGGGACGAGCCGCCGCCCGCCCGGGTAGGGCCGGTGCTACGGCTGTTGCCCGCGTTCGACGAATACGTGATGGGCTGGCGGAGCAGGGACCTGATCCTGGCCGCCGAGCACGCCAAGCAGGTGTTCCCCGGCGGCGGCGTCCTGCGGCCCGTCGTGCTGGTGGACGGCGCGATCAGAGGCGTCTGGGGGAGGAAGGTCGCGCAGGTGAGCGTGCGGCCGTTCGAGAAGCTGCCGGAGGACCTGCTCGACGACGAGATCGCCGACGTGGGCCGCTTCCTCAGGGGACGGCCGTGA